Proteins from a single region of Fundidesulfovibrio magnetotacticus:
- the queD gene encoding 6-carboxytetrahydropterin synthase QueD has protein sequence MTKSSERHTPRRGVFQLTVQGDFSSAHCLRNYQGPCEMLHGHNFHVEAVFEGERLTQDTEMLMDFKDLKAALNAVLDKLDHTHLNNLPYFQRRNPTAENLARYIYWELGRAMEGQPAQIHEVSVWEKAASKATYFEVS, from the coding sequence GTGACGAAATCGAGCGAACGCCACACCCCCAGGCGCGGCGTCTTCCAGCTGACCGTGCAGGGAGACTTCTCCTCCGCCCACTGTCTGCGCAACTACCAGGGCCCCTGCGAGATGCTCCACGGGCACAACTTCCACGTGGAGGCCGTGTTCGAGGGCGAACGCCTCACCCAGGACACGGAAATGCTCATGGACTTCAAGGACCTCAAGGCTGCCTTGAACGCCGTGCTGGACAAACTCGACCACACCCACCTGAACAACCTCCCCTATTTCCAGCGCCGCAACCCCACGGCCGAGAACCTGGCCCGCTACATCTACTGGGAACTGGGCAGGGCCATGGAAGGGCAGCCGGCCCAGATCCACGAGGTGAGCGTCTGGGAAAAGGCCGCCAGCAAGGCGACCTACTTCGAGGTGTCATGA
- the dtd gene encoding D-aminoacyl-tRNA deacylase: protein MRFVIQRVREAFVDVAGERAASIGEGLLVLAGFGPDDSPATPSGRPWKTMLDKTLGLRVFPDAQGRMNVNLRDHGGQLLLVPQFTLYADCSSGFRPGFSRAAPPETARALFDVLAGDFARAMAPKAPGLGVFGADMNVGLVNWGPVTILLDSADFAP from the coding sequence ATGAGGTTCGTGATCCAGCGCGTGCGCGAGGCCTTCGTGGACGTGGCCGGGGAGCGCGCGGCCTCCATCGGCGAGGGCCTGCTCGTCCTGGCCGGATTCGGCCCGGACGACTCCCCCGCGACGCCCTCCGGCCGCCCCTGGAAAACCATGCTGGACAAGACCCTGGGCCTGCGCGTCTTCCCCGACGCCCAGGGCCGCATGAACGTGAACCTCCGGGACCACGGCGGCCAGCTCCTGCTCGTGCCCCAGTTCACGCTCTACGCCGACTGCTCCTCGGGCTTCAGGCCCGGTTTTTCGCGCGCCGCGCCGCCCGAAACGGCCCGCGCCCTCTTCGACGTGCTGGCCGGAGACTTCGCCCGGGCCATGGCGCCCAAGGCCCCGGGCCTGGGCGTCTTCGGGGCCGACATGAACGTCGGCCTGGTCAACTGGGGGCCGGTGACCATCCTCCTGGACTCGGCGGACTTCGCGCCATGA